ACATCAAGATCCCAAGTAGGACTCAAGTTTTTTAGCATTTTAATCTCTCCTTTGTTCATTATAAGTGTAGAATAATATCTTGATAAGGATGAAAATAGAATACCACTTAAAGTACCTGTTTGATAATAGTCAATACATAGTGAGAACTCCATAATTCAACACTTTCCCATATAATTCTATTTAATTATGATGAATCCTCCTCTAAAACGATTTCGCTTTAGTTCTGGAAAGGTACATCTTAGGATTCTTGTATAGATATTTTATGAGAACTGCATATTTTTACCCAGCGAGTTCTTATTCTTGTTAGAGATTTAATCTCGTTTATATGGTATGATATTGGGGTGTAGGGCTTGTGGTCTTCAGTGTTTTGGCAATCATTTTTGCGTCTATCTTATCTGTTTTTGTTTTGCGAAGGGTCTGAGCTTTTCGATATAGGTTAGTGCTGAGTGGATTTAGTACTACTAAGTTAAAGATACAGGTAGTTACGTATTATTGCTATAGTGCCCTGTAGACTCAAGTCCAATTTTTATCTTGCTCTTATTTACCTTTGGTATCTTGGATAATAGTTTTTCAAACCTTGCTTTATTATTGGCTATTGTAAATACTTCTTTTATTGCTTCACCCTCAGAGTTAACAATAAAACAGTCATGTTTTGTACTCGCTACATCAATTCCTACATAGATCATTCATTGACCTTGTCCTTTCATTAATGCTGTTATTCCATCAGCCTTATGTTCTATATCCTTGCTAGAGATAGAGCGTCTATGCGTTATCTAACTAATTAATAGTTGTAAAATAAAGCTGTAGTTATGGTCTTCGCGAAATAGTCTAAGCTATAGCACACAATAATCCACAGCATCTGTTACTTTGATTATACGCTATATTTCTAATAGCTTAACCACTCTTTTATTATACAAGTGCATATCACCCCCTTAGAGGATATCACGAACCGGTTACGGTTCATAATCGAGTAGGAGGCTAATCATTAGTTGATTAGCCGACCTCTCACACCACCGGACGTACGGATCCGTATCACGGCGGTTCAATAACCAAGCCTACTAATGTAGTAAGAATGCAGTGATAAGAGACCAGCTTTTGCTAGTCTCTTATTTGTTATCGTTTTATGGAGTATGG
This Clostridium sp. 'deep sea' DNA region includes the following protein-coding sequences:
- a CDS encoding transposase, with the translated sequence MIYVGIDVASTKHDCFIVNSEGEAIKEVFTIANNKARFEKLLSKIPKVNKSKIKIGLESTGHYSNNT